In the Capra hircus breed San Clemente unplaced genomic scaffold, ASM170441v1, whole genome shotgun sequence genome, ggagtttcagctttagcatcattccttccaaagaaatcccagggctgatctccttcagaatggactggttggatctccttgcagtccaagggactctcaagagtcttctccaaaaccacagttcaaagccaaagcatcaattcttcggcactcagccttcttcacagtccaactctcacatccatacgtgaccactggaaaaaccatagccttgactagacggaccttagtcagcaaagtaatgtctctgcttttgaatatgctgtctaggttggtcataacttttcttccaaggagtaagcgtcttttaatttcatggctgcaatcaccatctgcagtgattttggagcccaaaaaataaagtctgacactatttccactgtttccccatctatttcccataaagtgatgggaccagatgccatgatcttcgttttctgaatgttgagctttaagccaactttttcactctcctctttcactttcatcaagaggctttttagttcctcttcactttctgccataagggtggtgtcatctgcatatctgaggttattgatatttctcccggcaatcttgattccagcttgtgtttcttccagtccagcgtttctcatgatgtacactgcatataaattaaataagcagggtgacaatatacagccttgacggaatccttttcctatttggaaccagtctgttgttccatgtccagttctaactgttgcttcctgacctgcatacagatttctcaagaggcaggtcaggtggtccggtatttccatctctttcagaattttccacagtttcttgtgatccacacagtcaaaggctttggcatagtcaataaagcagaaatagatgtttttctggaactctcttgctttttctatgatccagcggatgttggcaatttgatctctggttcctctgccttttctaaaaccagcttgaacatgaggaacttcacggttcacatattgctgaagcctggcttggagaattttgagcattactttactagcgtgtgagatgagtgcaattgtgcagtagtttgaacattctttggcattgcttttctttggattggaatgaaaactgaccttttcccgtcctgtggccactgctgagttttccaaatttgctggcatattgaatgcagcactttcacagcatcatctttcaggatttgaaatagttccactggaattccatcaactccactagctttgttcgtagtgatgctttctaaggcccacttgacttcacattccaagatgtctggctctagatgagtgatcacaccgtcatgattatcttggtcatgaagatcctttttgtacagttcttctgtgtattcttgccacctcttcttaatatcttctgcttctgttaggtccataccatttctgtcttttatcgagcccatctttgcatgaaatgttcccttggtatttctaattttcttgaagagacctctagtctttcccattctgttgttttcctctatttctttgcattgatcactgaagaaggctttttatctcttcttgctattctttggaactctgcattcagatgtttatatctttccttttctcctttactttttgcttctcttcttttcacagctatttgtaaggcctccccagacagccattttgcttttttgcatttcttttccatggggatggtcttgatccctgtctcctgtacaatgccacgaacctcattccatagttcatcaggcactctatctatcagatctaggcccttaaatctatttctctcttccactatataatcataagggatttgatttaggtcatacctgaatggtctagcggttttccctactttcttcattttgagtctgaatttggtaataaggagttcatgatctgagccacagtcagctcctggtcttgtttttgctgactgtatagagcttctccatctttggctgcaaagaatataattaatctgatttcagtgttgactatctggtgatgtccatgtgtagagtcttctcttgtgttgctgaaagagggtgtttgctatgaccagtgcattctcttggcaaaactctattagtctttgccctgcttcattccatattccaaggccaaatttgcctgttactccaggtgtttcttgacttcctacttttgcattccagtcccctataatgaagaggacaccatttttgggtgttagttctacaaggtcttgtaggcaGAGTCAGTTCTCAGCAAACCACAGAGCAGCCCCACAGTGCTTCTGATTCTCCTTGTCCCCTTCCTTCCACAGACCTGCTTTTTGTCACCTCAGTGGCGTTGTGTAGCACTGAGAGAATGGCATGAGAAGTTGGAAGGTTGGACCGTGGCCTGGGGTGTGTGGAAAGGGTTGGGGCTCCAGAGGAATTGAGACCAGTGTTCTGAGACCCCCACAGCCCTCACTTGCACATGGGCCTCGGAAGGTCCCAAGCCCCATGGCCTAAGTTCTCCTGTGAAGCCCGCCGATTTGAGGAGCCCATTTGTTGGGCTGCAGGATGCGCCTGAGGGACAGGATGCAGCTGCCAGGGCTTGGTGGCCATTGCCTCTGTGATGTCGGGGCAGGAATCTGTCCCAGTGTTGCCCCAAGACTGTCCTCCACTCTCCACTGTGGGAAGGAATTGGCTGCTTTGTGGTCCAGGGCTTGTCAGAGAATATGCACCTCAATAAGATGTGGAATAGCTAATCAGCCAAACAGGATGTTTcataaataaaactaagaaacTTTGCTACTTAGACCATAGTGGACCAtaatgttagtagctcagtcgtgtctgactttgctactccatggactgtagcctgcccgtctcctctgtccatggaattctctgggcaagaatactggagtgggttgtcatgctcttcttcaggtgatcttcctgacccaggaatcgaacccaggtctcccacaatgcaagcAGAATCTTCATcatttgagctaccaggcaagcccCATTTCCATAGAAGACCTGTTAAATTTGGAGGAGTGTTCCAACAGGACTCAAGCTGCTTCAGGAAATAGAAGCAAGAACCACTCTTTGTCTGTGCTCCAGCTGGTCTTCCATCCAAGACATTACTTTCCTTCATTGCAGCCCCAAGGAAGGTCAAGTCCTTGAGTACAATGGCCAATTACAATCAAGATAATTGTAAGCTAATTAACACCTTGGGTTCTGGATCCCCCAGGGCCAGGAAAGAAAGGGTAGTTCCGTGCATTTCTTGGGCACCACTTCAAGGGAGTGTGACCAAAGTTCTGCAGGATTCCTAGCAGATATGGGGTAGAAAACACCTCCTTTGCCCCTGTGATCAACAGCAATGCGACAAGTTAtgaccccttccttccttccccagaaAGAGATCTCTCTGGGCTTTATCCAAGATGCAAAAGGACACCTTACAGCAATGATCTGTTTCAGATTTTGCCATCACCCTGAAGACACACTGTCTGCAAGTCTGAGGGCTGCCACCAGCCAGCCTCATGATGATCACCTCCCACATAAGGAACCCAGCTTCCCAAAGCTGCAAACCACCTTGGCTCAGGCACTGACACTCGAGTGTTTCTCCTGGAGCCCCACCACCCTGCCCCATGTTGCCTTGTTCAATGCGACTAGGGGACGTCTCTCCACCTTCCTTGTGTGACTGCGGCTCCTAGACCTTTGCTCTAGGTGTGGGGGTGTCCTGCTTCTCCTAGTGTCCCCACTGCTAACACAGCCTTTCCTGTAGCAGATACTCCGTAAAGGTCTTCGGAACATATGAGCCAGTGAGCAGGGGCCTCAGATGAATTGTCCGCTACTTCCTTAAATAACCCAGGCAAATCCAAATAAAGATCATTTAGTTTTTGAGAATTGAAAGGTGGTTGCTGAATGAAaagacactgggattcttggcctccgagaagaattcaatccggggccagagacgaggcttgattgctcagagcttttgtgtgataaagttttaccaaagtataaaggagatagagaaagcttctgacataggcatcagaagggggcagaaagagtacccccctgctaggcatcagctggatgttatatagtcactagcagtttgttaaagaaaggaatgtcttaaaactcagaatggcaccaggcccctcacccataagacgcattttgggataatcttggcaccagatgattcgtcccaggccataaaatgattggcttgaatcttgtagaagggcagattaccatacaaatagtttcgtttacatagattaggggaacaatatctgagtataacatattggtttgtcaagtaggttctgagccattaggcaaaccaacttgaagacagagtctggggtaaatgcatagtacattaacatagcttaagacaaacatttccataagaaaaatgcattggttaacttaagatttgagaatagttaacttcaggtgaaaccaggtgtcattatggcaacacagtagtttaagagaaacctccttttaaatttgtatagagaaggaaaaatatatcactagtttgtttccttctgcctcttaagagagataaaaatgtcggACACTTGCAGcttatttcctctgtttggagacccctggccttcctgcctgttaccctctcagaatGACACACAAGAAGGACAGGAGGAGGAATTCACTACAATtacttttatcatttctttccccATCAATATTACTGCTAAGTAAGCTCACATTTCCAAAACAGTTCTGATTCCAATTCGATTGCGTCCCTTTCAGGGTCACAAAACAAAATGGAAGAGTTTCCAATCTCTTACAAAACAGCAAAACTCTTGTTCTTGAACTGGGTAAGCACAAACACATTGTGATCAACATCATTCACCAAGCTAACACACTGACGTTTATTTAGCCTTTTGTGAAAACAATCAAAGCTTGAAAAATTTCTAAGGAAAACAGATGAAGCTCCATGTCATCATAGAGAACAGAAGCCCAAAGATGGTATGAACTGGTTCCCCCAACTGGCCCGGGCCTTCTGAGAAGGCTGACTACTCCCTCTTCACTCACAGAGGGAATGATCAACCTGGCTGCTGCTCTGGCTCAGGCCCCCTATTCCTCCTCCCTTGCAGCCTCTGCAGACAGGAGTGGGAAGGCCCTCAAAGCCCTCTGTTTGACCCTGAGCACAAACACCATGACTTGCCACTTGCTGGTCTCCACATAGGCCTAGGGACCCCACAGGCACTCATAGTGAGCAGGGTGGCTGTCAGGCACCTGCTGGTACTCCAGGTATCCCTCTTACAGCCACACTTGTGTCAGCAGCTCTCTGGGCTCCCCAAAGACACAGTGCTCACTCTCAACACACACCGCCCCATCCTGCTGAGTGCTCCCAAGACTGCCTCCTCAGGGGCCAGGTCTTCATTCTGCATGATCAGGCTGAGGACCAGCACCAGGAAGCCGACCTTGGGCAGGCTCTGCCCACTGCTCAGCATCTCATCACAGgtgaggcccagggtggggacCATGATGTAGATGTGCTCCCTGGGGTTCAAATCCTTCATCTCCATGCCAATGACCACCTGTAGGCACTGTGAGGCTTGAGTGAAGACCACTGAGAAGTGCTCCTGGTTATCCCTGAGGACCTTCAGCATTTCCGCTTGGGAGGTCAGCTGTTTGGCCAGATACTTGTGGAGAAAGAACTTCATCAGGTTAGCCACCATCTCATTCAGAGCTTCCTGGGGCAAGGCCTCTGCAAGGGTGGAGCAGGAGACTGTGGGGGAGGAAGCTGAGGGGGATGCAGCCTCCCCCGCCTCAGCCCCAAAGAGCTGTGCCTCCACAGGGCCCTGGGCCTTGCCTGGGTCCTGAAGGTCTTCCTCGAGCTTGCTCAGCTCAATCATCTCGACCACAAGCGTGATGCCTGCGATCAAACCACAGAGTGAGGCATGGGAGCAAATGGGGACAGATGAGGACCATGGGCCCGGATGGTGGATAGAGGGGCTGTGAACAGCCTCACCTGAGAACCACAGGCCTGGGCAGCCACAGGCCATTTGCAGGTCTCCTCTTGAAAGGTGCTCTCAGACCTCACAGGGGCATGCCTCTGGAGCGGCCAGTCCCCTGGCTACCTGAAGGAGGAAGTGAGGTGGCTCCCTAGGGTGTGGTCAGCACAGCCCGAGATTTCTGGGACTGACAAGGTAAGAAGAGTAGGCCCTTGTGGGGTCCCCTCTGTTCTGGGATGGGGAGCCCTTGGTGTACACTCAGGGCACCCTTCTCACCTTGACTCCCGGCACTGCCTGGACCTCCTCTGCTCTCTGAACTCAGGACCTGGGCCTCAGATGTCTGCCTTTGCCTCCTGGTTCCTGCAGCTCCTGTGAGAGAAATGGAGGGGGCACCTTGGTGGTATCCTGTGGCCCAGTCCTGAGCATTCTCTGACGGTATGAGGGGAGGACTCTGTGAGGTCCCCTCAGTTGTGTGGTGGGAGGTCTCCTCGGGGCTCCCTTGTAGTGCTCACCTTTCCCCTGGCACAACCTGGTCCCTCCCCTCTAGGGGCCTGCAGGGAAACTCAGAACAAGACCTGAGACTGAACAGAAACTGCTGAGGGGCCCCACATGTGGCAGCACctgcccagggtctcctgcagctTCTAGGCTGGGGAGATGTTCAGTCCTCTGCTCCTCCTCATGTCCTGCCTGGCCTCCCAGCACTGACCACAGGGGCGCGGGTCTGCTCAGTCTTCCATTGGGGTTGGGGAGTCCAGCCTCTGCTGACCTGAAGCCTCTCTGCCCTCTGCCTGAAAAACCCCACCTCCTGAGGTCCCTAAGCCAGAGGTCAAGAAACCGCTCACCCCACTCTGGGCCCTCCAAGACCCTCTTGTAAGGGCCAAGATCCCTCCCTGTTGGGGTCTAACCACCTCAGTCCTTCCTTGCATGGAGCCTAGACTCCAGACAAGACCTGGAAGTGTACTGTCTGCCATTTGGAGGTTCTGCTGCTTTCAACAGGTCCCCGGTCTCTCTGACAGAGATGTCAGGCAATGCGGCACAAGGTTGTCCTGCCCAGGGCCTACCAGGGTTCCCTCTGTTCTGAGATCTGGCTACCCTCAGTCCTCCCTCAGGGTCCTCACCTTGACTTCCAGTAGGACCTAGGCTCTGTCCTCTCCCCACCGTAGTCCCTGCTCCTCACACCAGGTCCCCAGTCTCACAGAACTGGATGTCAGGAAATCAGGACAGACCTAGTGTGCACTTCTCACCCCGAGGGCTCCCAGGGCCGATGGCAGGGACAGGGATTTGTGGGGTTCCATCAGTCTTACGTTGGAATCCCTAGAATCTTCACTTGAGGTCCCTTCAGTCTTCCCTCAGGGACCTCACCTTATCTCCAGGTACGACTTCagattctttcctctctcctcccctacaGGACCCCAGTCTTTCTGAGATTTGGATGTCAGTAAGTCCGTTCTCCATACTAGGACACCAGTCTGAAAGCCGGATATTAGGAAGTCAGACCCCTGTACCAGGTTCCCCAGTCTCTCTGAGACCCAGATGTCAGGAAATGCAGCATGTGTTCTTCTGCCCTGTGTCCTCCCAGAGCCCACTCTGCTCTGGGGTCCAGGGTCCCCTCATTCCTCCCTCAGAGTCCTCACCTTGACTCTCAAAAGAACTGAGATCTTTCCCACTGCCCATCTGAGGCCCTGCCCCTTCTAACAGTTGCCTAATGTCTCTGAGACACAGATGCGGAAGTCAGAACAGGTTGCCAAGTGCTCATCCTACTACCAGGGTGGCCCAGGGCTGACAGCAGGGTCAGGGATCTGTGGGGTTCCTTATATCCTCCCTCAGAGACCTCATCTTATCTCTGGCAGATCTGGGGATGCCCCTTGTGTTGACCAGAGGCGGGACCCTCACATCAAGGCTCAGGGAGCACAGAGGGTGGATGAGCACATGCTGCATTTCCTGACATCTGTGTCTCAGAGAAAGTGGGGACCTGGGAAAGGGGGTGTAGCCTCAGGTGAGCAGAGGGAAGAAGCCCAGCTCCTCCAGGGTTTCAATTTGAGGACCCTGAGGGACGACTGAGGGGACCCTGGACCCCAATCAGAGGAGACCTCAGAAAAGCCTGTAGCTGCTGTTGGTCCTTGGCAGCCCTGGGATACGATGAGCCCAAAACGCATGGTCGCACTTCCTGACATCCGGGTCTCTGACTGGGGACCTCGCATATGGGGCGGGGCCTCAGGGGGTGCCGATTCCCAGGTCCTGCGGGGTTGAAGACCCTGAGGACCCTGAAGAAGGACTAGAGGACCCCGGATCCCTAATCAGAGGAGACCTCAGAGAAGCCCGTCTCTGTTGTCAGTCCAGGGCAACCGTAGGGGCAGGATGAGCACCACAGGCATGTGCTGACTTCCTGACATCCGGGTCTTCAAGAGACTGGGGTCCTGGTATAAGGGGCGGGGCTTCAGTTGCGGAGAGGCGAGAATCCAGGTCCTGTGCGGAGGCAAGGTGAGGTGCCTGAAGGAGGACTGCGGGGACCCTGAGTGAGGACCGACAGAACCCCACAGATCCCCACCCCTGTAGTTGGCCCTGGGAGACTTTGCGGTGAGAAGAGCACACTCGGCCTGACTTCCTAACATGCGGGTCTCAGAGGAACTGGAGGCCTTGTGAAAGCGGCGAGGTCTCAAAATGGCGGACGGGACAATCACCGGTCCTGCCTGGAGTCCAGGCTCCATGCGAGGAAGGACTGAGTGGTTAGACGCCAACAGGGAGGGATCTTGACCCTTGCAAGAGGGTCTTGGAGGGCCCAGAGTGGGGTGAGCAGGGTGAGCAGTTTCTTGATCTCTGGCTTAGGGACCTCAGGAGGTGAGGTTTTACGGGTGGAGGCTTCAGGTTGGCAGAGGCTGGACTGAGCAGATCCCCTCCCCTGTGGTCAGTGCTGGGAGGCCAGTCAGGACGTGAGGAGGAGCTGAGGACCGAGCATCTCCCTAGCCTAGGACCCGCGCGAAGCCCTGGGCAGGTGTGGCCGCATGTGGGGTCCCTCAGCGCTTTCTGTTCAGGCTTGTGTCTTGTTCTGAGTTTCCTTGTACTCCTCCAAAGGGGACGGTCCAGACCATGCTGGGGGAAAGGTGAGCACTGCAAGGGACCCACCACACAACTGGGTGTACTCACAGAGTCCACCCCCTCCTACCAGCACAGAAGGCCCAGGGCTGTGCCACAGTACAGCCCTTAGCTGTCACCTCCATTTCTCTCACAGGAGCTCCAGGAACCAGGAGGTGAAGCCAGAGGTCTGAAGCCTGTGTTCTGAGTTCAGAGAGCAGAGGAGATCCAGGCAGTATCAGGAGTCAAGGTGAGAGGGTGCCCTGAAGTGAACCAGAGGCTCCCTATCCCACAACAGAGGGGGGCCCCAGAAggccccaattcctcccactttGTTGGCCCCAGAAATCTTGGGCTGTGCTGACCGCACCCTGGGGAGCCACCTCACTTCCTCTTTCGGGTAGCCAGGGGACTGGCCTCCCAGGAGGAGCGCTCCTGTGAGGTCTGAGAGCACCCCTCAAGGGGAGACCTGTAAGTGGCCTGTGTCATACCATCCAGGATGCGTTTCTTAGCCGAGGCCGCTCTCACTTCCTCTCTCCCTGAGGCCCTTGGTCCCCATCTGTACCTCTGCCTCACTTCCCTGTCTTGTTCGACCTCAGGCGTTGTGCTCCTGGTCAAGATGAGTGAACTCAGCAAACCCGAGGAAGACCTTCAGGAGCCAGGAGAGGCCCAGGGCCCTGTAGAGGTGCAGCTCTTGGCGGCTGAGGTGGGGGAGGCCCCATCTGACTTGGCCTCCTACCCCCCAGCATCCTGCTCCACTCCTGTGGAGCCCTTGCCCCGagaaattctgaatgagatgatgGCTAACCTTATGAAGTTCCTGCTCCTCAAGTATCGAGCCAAGAAGCTGACCTCCCTGGCAGAAATGCTGAATAATGTCTTCAGGGATAACCAGGAGCACTTCCCGGTGGTCTTCAGTCAAGCCTTAGAGTACCTGCAGCTGGCCTTTGGTGTGGAGGTGAAGGAGGTGGATCCTACAGAGCACATCTATGTCTTGGTCCCCACTCTGGGCCTCACCTGTGATGAGATGCTGAGCGATGGGCAGGGCCTGCCCAAGGCCGGCCTCCTGGTGCTGGTCCTCAGTGTGATCATGTGTAGTGGAGACCCGGCCCCTGAGGAGGCAGTCTGGGGAGCACTCAGCAGGATGGGGGTGTATGTTGGGAGCGAGCACTGTGTCTTTGGGGAGCCCAGGGAGCTGCTGACCCAAGTGTGGGTGTGGGAGAGGTACCTGGAGTACCAGCAGGTGCCTGACAGTGACCCTGCTCGCTACGAGTTCCTGTGGGGTCCCCGGGCCTATGCAGAGACCAGCAAAGAGCAAATCATGGCATTTGTGCTCAGGGTCAGACAAAGGGCTTTGAGGGCCTTCCCACTCCTGTCTGCAGAGGCTGCAAGGGAGGAGGAATAGGGGGCCTGAGGAGAGCAGCAGCCAGGTTGATCCTTTCCTCTGTGATTGAAGAGGGAGTAGTCAGCCTTCACTCAGAAGTGAGGGCCCAGGCCAGTTGGGAGAACCAGTGTGTAGCATCTTTTGGTTCATGTTCTCTTGATGACATGGGGAttcatctctgttttctttagaaatttttcAAAGTTTGGTTTCAGAGAAGGCTAAAGAAACGTCAGTATCTTAGCTTTGTGAATGATATTGATCCCAGGGTATTTTTGGTTACTCAGGTCAAAAACAAGAGTTTTGCTGTTTTGTAAAAGAGATTGGGAAGTCTTCCATTATGTTTTGTGATCCTGAACagaatacaatggaatagtaaTTAGAACTTTTTTGAAAACTTGAACTTATGTAGCAATAGTATTGAATGAAGGAGAAGAATTAGATAATAAAAGTAATTATAGTGAATTCATGCTTATGTCCTTCTTGTATGTCATTCACAATAACTAAATTATCTGTTTATTGAATTTTCCTTGGTTGTTAAAGAAAGCAGCAGACAATCTGAGACCCTGCTCACTGGCTCATTTATTCCAAAGACTGTACAGATTCTCTGCTCCGTGAAAGGCTGTTAGCAGTGGAGACACTAGGAGAAGCAGGACACCCCCACGCTTTCAGCGATGGTCTAGAGCTGCAGTCACATGAGGTCTGTCTTGGGGGTGAGGGGAATCTCTGAAATGGATCATTGCTGTGAGGTGTCCTTTTCCCCAGAGACATCTCTTTCTAGGACAGGAAGAAGGGGTCCTGGCTCTTGTCCCATAGCTGTTGACCACAGAGATGAAATAGGTGTTTTCCACCCACCATCTGCTAGGAATCCTAGAGAAATGTGAATCTTGCTCTTTTATGTATGGCCCAGTATTCCCTGTGCTGGCCCTCCTGTCTCTGCCCTGGGAAGCTGATTACCAAGTACATTGAAATAACAGTTTATTTAGTTATctagtctttattatttttacttgtgAGCATGGTCTAGATTTCATTTGGATGAAACGAGTGGAGAGAAGCTACAAAAGTGGACAGGACCTGCTGTGTGACTAAAATCTTGGGATATTTGAGTGAGCTGTGCCCAGCTGGAGACACTGCTCTCTACCgtgaaacacacacaaacactgaaattgaatAATATATTCTCCAGGAGGAAAACACAGAACAGCAGTTCTGAGTGGTTTTCTATTCCATTTCCAATTAAGCTGCCAGTTCTCTGAGACGTcttgaaaacaaaacagtttccagaggagagagggacagagtCTGAAATCCGAATAACATGAGAAATAAGTAGTAGCCAGGAAAGATGCAACATCCGCCAGCGTCCCCGGGTTCAGGCAGGTTGAGAAGTGTGGAGGCAGCAGAGACACAGGTTAAGGCTGTGCCTGGCATCAAAAGGCAGGAGCGACTTCTGGGCCTAAGGAGGTGGTGAGGTCACTGCAGTGGGGGGTGCAGATGGGTGCAGGGGGCTGAGGGGGCAGCTCtgtgctgagtgccagagaacaaCAGGAACAGGAGATGTGATTCTGCCCACATATGTGGCAGCT is a window encoding:
- the LOC102190670 gene encoding melanoma-associated antigen 10-like, producing MSELSKPEEDLQEPGEAQGPVEVQLLAAEVGEAPSDLASYPPASCSTPVEPLPREILNEMMANLMKFLLLKYRAKKLTSLAEMLNNVFRDNQEHFPVVFSQALEYLQLAFGVEVKEVDPTEHIYVLVPTLGLTCDEMLSDGQGLPKAGLLVLVLSVIMCSGDPAPEEAVWGALSRMGVYVGSEHCVFGEPRELLTQVWVWERYLEYQQVPDSDPARYEFLWGPRAYAETSKEQIMAFVLRVRQRALRAFPLLSAEAAREEE